In Providencia zhijiangensis, a single window of DNA contains:
- the grpE gene encoding nucleotide exchange factor GrpE, protein MSSKEQNMHDEQASEQNETQKVQAEQEVDTQQADLQAEEQALAARIAELEQQLEASRKTEREAMLRAHAEIENIRRRTEQDIEKAHKFALEKFSNELLPVIDNLERAIEAADRDNEESKAMLEGLDLTLKTFLDAVSKFGIEPVDEANVPFNPEVHQAMTMIESPDHSAGQVINVMQKGYTLNNRLLRPAMVIVSK, encoded by the coding sequence ATGAGTAGTAAAGAACAAAACATGCATGATGAGCAAGCTTCTGAGCAAAATGAAACACAAAAAGTGCAAGCAGAGCAAGAAGTTGATACTCAACAAGCAGATTTACAAGCCGAAGAACAAGCGTTAGCAGCGCGTATTGCTGAGCTTGAACAGCAACTTGAAGCTTCCCGTAAAACTGAACGCGAAGCGATGTTACGTGCTCACGCTGAAATCGAAAATATTCGTCGTCGTACAGAACAAGATATTGAAAAAGCCCACAAGTTTGCGCTTGAGAAGTTTTCCAATGAATTGTTGCCTGTGATTGATAACTTAGAGCGTGCAATTGAAGCCGCTGATCGTGACAACGAAGAATCCAAAGCAATGTTAGAAGGCTTAGATCTTACGTTGAAAACGTTCTTAGATGCCGTTTCTAAGTTTGGTATTGAGCCTGTTGATGAGGCGAATGTGCCATTCAACCCTGAAGTTCACCAAGCCATGACCATGATTGAATCCCCAGACCATAGTGCAGGTCAGGTGATCAACGTAATGCAAAAGGG
- the nadK gene encoding NAD(+) kinase — protein MTPSSQFKTIGIVGHPRHPEALATHELIYHWLISKNYHAIIDKQVAKDLKLKDANTGTLTEIGQQADLVVVVGGDGNMLGAARILSRYNNKVIGVNRGNLGFLTDLDPDNALQQLSCVLDGEYHEEQRFLLEAQVIKANQKARKSSAINEVVLHPGKVAHMIEFEVYIDEKFAFSQRSDGLIIATPTGSTAYSLSAGGPILTPNLDAIVLVPMFPHTLSSRPLVISSDSSIRLKFLRTNIDYEVSCDSQIMLPIQDGEEVIIKRSSKSLNLVHPKDYNYFNTLSSKLGWSKKTF, from the coding sequence ATGACACCATCTTCACAATTTAAAACTATCGGTATTGTCGGACACCCAAGGCACCCTGAAGCACTGGCGACCCATGAACTTATCTACCATTGGCTGATTTCAAAAAATTACCACGCAATAATTGATAAACAAGTGGCTAAGGATTTGAAATTAAAAGATGCCAATACAGGAACTTTAACAGAAATCGGTCAGCAAGCAGATTTAGTCGTCGTTGTCGGAGGCGATGGCAACATGCTTGGAGCTGCGCGAATTTTATCCCGCTATAACAATAAAGTTATTGGCGTAAACCGTGGTAATTTAGGCTTTTTAACCGACCTAGACCCCGACAATGCCCTTCAACAACTTTCTTGTGTTCTTGATGGGGAATATCATGAAGAACAACGCTTTTTATTAGAAGCTCAAGTTATCAAAGCGAATCAAAAAGCCCGTAAAAGTAGCGCCATCAACGAAGTGGTTCTGCACCCAGGTAAAGTCGCGCATATGATTGAATTTGAAGTCTACATTGATGAAAAATTTGCCTTTTCACAACGCTCAGACGGCTTAATTATTGCAACCCCGACAGGCTCAACAGCCTACTCTTTATCCGCTGGGGGTCCTATCCTTACACCAAATCTAGACGCTATTGTACTCGTGCCGATGTTCCCACACACCTTATCGTCTCGCCCATTAGTTATCAGTAGCGACAGCAGTATTCGCTTAAAATTTTTACGCACCAATATTGATTATGAAGTCAGTTGCGATAGTCAAATTATGTTACCTATCCAGGATGGCGAAGAGGTGATTATTAAACGCAGTTCGAAGAGTCTGAATTTAGTTCATCCAAAAGATTACAATTATTTCAATACATTAAGTTCAAAACTCGGTTGGTCTAAAAAAACTTTTTAA